The sequence CCGATGGGTGCGCCGCGTCCGGCGTCGACGATCACGACGAGGGTGTTCAGTCCCGGCTGGGAGACGATGTGGAGGCCGGGCGCACCTGCGATGCCCTCGGTGGGCACGACTTCCAGGTGGGGCCGGTCCTGAAGGGTGATCACCTTGCGCTGCAGCCGGGGCACGCCGGGCGGTGCGTAGTCGACCGGTTCGCGGCGTGTGCGCACCAGTGGTTCCGGTGTGCGGACGATGAGAACGCGCGGCTGGAGCACCCCGGCCATGCTCACCCACAGCACGTCGACGGCCGGGTCGGTGACCGGCATCACGGGACGCAGCCCGGCCTGCAGCAGCGCGGCGTCGAGCGCAGCCGCCGACAGCCGCCCGGGCGCGGTGACCAGCGCCTCGAGTCCGGCCACGGCGGAGCGCTCGGCGGGTGCCTCGGCCACCTCCGAGGTGGCGACGTCGGCCGCCATCGGTACGGGGTCGCGGTAGCGTGAGGTGGTGAACCCGCGCCGGAACAGGGGGCGTTGTAGGGCCTCGGTGGTCGGCTGGGGGGTGGCCTGCTCGATGTCGAAGACATAATCGGTGCGGGGCTCCAGCAGCAGGTCGAGGTCGAGGAGCTGGTGGCGGCTGATGCCTCCCGACATGTCGACGCAGGACTGGTCGGTGGCGATCGTGCGCACCATGTCCTCCCAGGGGGTGAAGACCGCGACGTTCTTCAGCGGCAGTGCATCCGCGGCCGTGAGGTCCTTGAACGTCTTGTCGAAGTCCGGGGACGCCGGGTCGGAGTGGCGGTACGACGCGGAGCGGACTCGGGCCCGCAGTGGTACGCCGTAGGTCTCGTACATGTTCAGGAGGTAGTCGACGGAGAACACCACGCGCAGCGGCCTGCCGTAGAAGCGGAAATGCTCCCCCTCGTCGGGGTCGGTGAGCAGGACCCAGGGGTCGAGGCGGGTGGGCATGGTGACCGTCTTGCCGTCGTCCGGCTTGGTGACCGTGGAGGGCCGGAGGGGCTCGGTGTCCGTCAGGAAGTGGAAGTCCTGGCCGGTACCGGCCGTCCACACCGCGTCGTCGGCGACGGCGCCGGCGGCGTCGCAGGTCGTCCATTCCCAGTCGACGTGCAGGGTGTACTGCGTGCCCGGCTGGAGGAGCGCCGGTGGATCCGGCATGCCCTTCAGCGCCCCGTTCACTGTGGTGATCTTGCTGTTTCTGATCAGGGTGTCGGTTTCCTCGCGGACTACTTCGGCGGCGGTGAGGGTTTCGACGATGCCGACGAGGTAGGCGGGCCGGCTCAGCCCCTTGCCGGTCAGCTCCGCCGCCTCGCGGATGCCGAGCTGGATGTAGGAGGTGCCTTCCTTGACCGGGGTGTCGACGAGCACCAGGCGCAGACTCTGCTGCCTCTGCCCGGCGTTGATTCCGGTGAGGAGGCTTCCGACCTCGCGGACGCGGCAGTACCACGGGCCGTCGGGGTCCAGCCAGCTGCCCGGTACATCGCCTGCCGAGGTGACGAAGCGGCTGTGGCCCGTCCCGTTGACCGGGAACTCGTCGAGGATCTTGCCGCTGCCGGAGAAGCAGCGCAGAACGAGGGAGTCGGTCTTGACCAGGAGCGCCGGCACGTCCAGCAGAATGCGGACGGAGACGACGGGGCCGGTCCTGAGGGCGATGATGTCGTCGAGGTGGTCGGTGCGCTGCTGTTCCGCCGCCTGGGCGAGAGAGCCGAGGACGTCGCCGAGCGGGTGTCCCTGGAGCAGCGCGGGATCGGTGTGGCGCAGGAACGGCGCTTCGAGGGCGTGTGCCCAGCATGCGCCGCGGTCGGCTGCGGCCAGCCGTGCGTTGGCGACCGGGTCGTGCCGGGCGGCGAGATGCAGCAGTTCGCTGCCTGGGCGCGGGCGCGAGACGTCGAGGCCGGGTGACTGGGGCCAGCAGCGATCGTCGCAGCCGACGGTGTCGCCGATGACGCGTGCCGGTGCGATGTCGGTGATCAGGTCGATCGCGGCATCGCCGGTGCGCCAGGTCTCGGCGACGTCGAGACGCAGTTCGGGGGGCATGCTGCGGGTGCTGCCCGGGGGGTCGGGCCAGGCGGTTCCGGTCAGGGCCCAGCCGACGGTGGACGGTCCCAGGGGCGTGTCGTGGAAGGTCCACAGCACCGATGTGGCGGGAGCGACCGGATCGCAGAGCGTCGACCACGTCTGGGTGAGTTGGTCGTCCCGGTGCCGGCTGCGCTCCACGGCGCAGGGGTGCGGGTCGGGTACGCGGGTCAGCAGCGCCAGTTCGCGCTTGCTCTCAGAGCCGGGGTGCGGTTCGGTGGGCCACCAGACGACGGGTACGTCGCCGCGGGTCAGCGCGTGGTCGAGGGCGATGGACTTGATCCGGTAGGTGTAGTAGGGCTCGCCACGACGCACCGCCGGCGCGGCGGGGCCGTCGGGAGTGGCCAGCGGCACGCTCACCGAGCCGTCGGGATTGGCGGTGGTGAACGCGGCGTTCTTGACGATGCGCGGTGTGCAGTCAAGGTGCACGACGATGATGGAGTCGATGGGCACGGCCTCGCCGGCCGGGGCAGGACCGTCGGCGTGCGCGTCACAGAGCTTGCCGTCGATGGGGCGGTCGCTGGAGACGCCGGTGAGCAGTGCGGCGGCGCGTGACTGCAGGCTGACACCGGTGACGAGCGGGGGCGGCGCTGTCGTGCTGTCGGGCTTCGTACCGAGTTCGACATGGACGGAGCCCTCGATACTGAAGAAGAAGAAGTCGACCTTTCCGTGGACTTCACCCTCGATGTGGGCGACGTCCTGGCCGGCGAGGTGGCCGGCGATCACCGAGAGCCGGGCCGATGCCTCGACGCCGATGATCCACAGGTGGAGTTCGCCCCAGAGCCTCAGCTCCCCGGTGAAGGTGAGCGGCTCGAATCCGACGCCGACATCGATCGAGGCGCCGACGGAGAGGTAGAGACCGCTGCCGCGGTCACCCCAGACGAATGACGCCGAGACACCGGCCATGATCGCGAAGCCGGTGAGCGGCCGGGGCAGCGGGAAGTTGCCCTGGCCCGCGTCGTAGTTGTCGGTGGGCGCCGAGGTGTCGGGAATGCCCTTGCCACGGATCATCACGTAGCCGTGCGCGGCGAAGACCTCGAAGAACGTCACCGTCGCGGGCGCGTACCAGCTGCCGGCGTCGATGGCGAAGTGCTCCAGGTCGTCGAACGGGAAGACGGCTCGGACCGGGATGTGGACGTGGAGCAGCGGCTTGATCCCGTAGTCCAGGGTGAGTCCGATGCTGATGCGGTGGCGGCCGAGGTCGAGGTCGATGACGGCGAGGATGGTGGCGGTGACGTCTCCCTGGCGCGGTGGGCGCGGGGAGAGGACGTCGGCTTTCATCACCATGAGGATGCGCGGTCCCGGCAGCTCAAAGATGATCAGGCCCTTGACGTTCAGGGTGAACCCGCTGTCGACCGTGCCGAGCACGGCGCCGAGGCCGATGGCCCAGCCATCGATGTCGGGCACCCACCCGCTGATGTCGAGCGGGTTGCCGTGCACCCTGGTCAGCCAGTCCAGCGCCGGCACCGGCGTGTTCGGGTTCTCGTCGCGCCTGTGATGCTGGGCGAACAGTCCGCCGAAGCCGTAGACGCCCAGGCCGGAGTTGCCGAGCGGGATCGGCACGGGGAAGTCGACCTCGAGGGTGACGAGCACCGCCGTGGCGGTGCGGCGCGCGTCCCGGGGATCGGCGACGTGACGTACGGAGAGTCCGGCGGCCAGCCGGACGCCCAGGCCCGGCAGGGCCACGTCCAGCTGACCGGCGAAGCCGTCCGGGTAGATCGCGAGATATCCGTGGCCGTCGATCGCGCCGGGTACGCTGATGTGCACGCCGAGCGCGCCGATCTGCGGGAGGTTGCCTCCTTCGAGCGGGATGCGGATCGTGGTGCGGTCGATCGACACCACGCCGAGGTCGGCCTTGAGTTCGAGGTCGAGTTCCAGGTTGACCGGGTTCGACCGGGCGATGCGGGCCCCGGCCACCTGGAGGATGTCACCGAGCGGTGCGGGCACCTTGATGCCGCCGGTGCTCGGGATGTTGACGGTGTAGCCCTTGGAGGAGTCGAAGACCGGCAGCAGGTCACGGAGTTGCGGCTGGCCGGAGGTCTTGAAACCGACCGCCTTGTACCGGACGGTGACGGGGCTCTTCGGATCCGTATCGATGATCTTGGTACCGCTGAGGTCGAGGACGATGACGAGCGCGACCTCCACGTCCAGCAACAGCACACCGCGGGTCCCGGCGGCATCGTGCACGACCGTGAGTTCGCCCCCGTAGAGGGTGATCCTCGGGACGCTCACCGCCTTGAGCTTCAGCGCGGCGAAGGGAATTCCCGCCGATACGGTGAGAGCGACGACGTCACCGGCTGGAGTGTTCGAGGCTGCGAGCGCGTCGGTGAGCGGCGCCAGGGCGATCAGCATCCCGAAGAACGACCGCCAGAACCGCTCGGCGTCCGCCCCCTCGGACGCCGCAGTCGGAGGCGGCGTCTGTAGGAAGCCGTCCTTGTCGTCCTCGAAGAGGCCGGCCACCACCTGCCAGCGGTCCACCGTGTCGTCGAGCGTCAACTGCACCCGGATGTCGAGCACACCGTCGTGCGCGTCGGCCCGATTGCCCACCGGCAGCAGCGTCGGCCCCTGCCCCTCGGGCGGCACCTCGCCCGGGTTGCCGGTCTTCACCTTGCTGAGATAGCTCTCCAGCGCCGTCTCGATGTCGACCTTGAGCTTGACCTCCACCGCGATCAGCCGGTTGTGATCGATCTCGACCCGTACGTGCAGTTCCTTGAAGCGCACGGTGTCGGTGCCGGCCGGCTGCCGCGGCACGACCGACGGCTTCACCGGCGTGTTTTTCGCCGGTCGAGCCGGGCGGGAGAGACGGACCGCGGCATGCTCGGTCCTGGCGGGCGAGCCACCGGTCAGCACCGTGGCGTCGACCCGGCGATACTCGCTGCGGCCCGGTGCGAAGAAGCCGGTGTGGACAGGCGGCGGCTGCTCGCCCAACGGGTGCTCGACGATGGTATTGCTGATCCCGTGGGCGGTGAGGAACGCGCGCATGGCCCAGATCCGTCGTTGCGACAGCCGGAGGTTGTAGGTGTCGAGGGGCTGGTGTTCCTTGCTCGCCATGCCTTTCAGCTCGACGGGTTGGGCCGGGTTGGCCTGTGCCGCCGTCTGCCATGCCTCGAACTCAGTACTCGTAGCGAGATAGTTGCCGGGCTCCTTCCACCCAGGGCTGTCCGGGCCGCCCTCGTCGTCCGACGGGACCGTGCGCATGGCGGCGGCATCGGAGGCGAACGCCGCCCACACCGGGTCGTCCGGGGACTGCACCTCATGGGGCGTACGGGCGGGCTGGTCATAGGCGAAATATGCGGTGAGGGTCGTCGGCGTCGACGGCGGCACGGCGTCGACCGCCCAGGTCGCCGCCACATCGAGCTGGGTGCCGTGCGCCAGGTCGACCGTGACCCGGCCGGAACCGTCCACGGCGAGAGGGGCGCCGTCGACGGTCACCGCCGTAGGAACCGGCGGGGTGAAGACGAGTGTCACCTTCTCCCCGGCGGGCGAGTCCTCCATCGTGATCACGTAACCGGCGGAGCCGGGCGTGGTCACGTCGATGCCGGCGGCCTGGTCGCCGCCCTGGGGCGTGCCCGCGGTGAGCGAGGCCGCTGTGAGCCTGACCGGGAACGTCGCCGAGCGGTTCTGCCCTCCGGTGTGCACGTCCTGGACCTGCACCGCCACGTCCTTGCCGCTCTGACCGGCAGGGATCGTGACGAGGACCGGGGCGGCGTTCTGCACCGTCCCGTCGACTTGGATGTTGTACGGCGGCTGGCCACCCGCCACGTCCACGACCCACTGCGTCCTGGCGGGCACGAAGAGAGGTTCTGCCGTGTACGGCGCGCCGCCGGCCGGCAGTTCCTGCCGATGGAGAAACGCGCCGAATTCGTCGTAGATCCCGACCGACACGTGCTGAGGTGCATCCGGTTTGACGATGTCCAGACCGAAGACCCCGGACACACCGCCTTCTGGGCCAATGCCGATGAGAAGCTCACGGGCCGAGACGTCGACGCCGAGGCCGTCGAGGCCCGGCGGTCGGACGAACACCCGAACGTCGGGCAGGTACACCCCACGGAAGTCCGCGCCGACGCCGAATTTGTCGAGCAGTTCGGGGGGTGTCTCGGTGCCCGACAGATCGAGGATCAGCGACTGGAACCCGAACCCCAGCACCGCGCCAGGGCCGATCAGTGCGTACGGCGGACTCATTCGCAGCAACTCGGCATAGGCATCGCCGGCCGGGTCGTCGATGTCGTGCGCGGCCCACGAGTCGAGTGAGATGTCCAGCTGCGGGTCGGTGGTGGCAGTGCCGGCCGTCTGCTCGAGCGACAGCTTGATACGGGGAAGGGTGAGAGTGACCTCGGGATGGACGGGGTCCTCGGCGAGCATGCCGTCCGGGCCGAGCATCGCACCGGTCAGGAAGGGAAGGTGCAACGTCGCCGCGTCCAGGAGCAGATCGAGGTGGAACACCGTCCCCGGGGCATCCTGCCCGGGCGCGCCAGGCCCGGGCACGCCCTGGCCGAGCCCGGCCAGTACGCCTGCCAGCGCGGCATCGTCGATCTGTGGAGCCGGCGTGCCGCCCGGACCGCCGGTGAGCGTGTCGACCGCGGGTGAGGAGGCTCGCGGGGCGACGAGCCGGAACCGGATGCCGATGTCCGGGAAGTCCCACCAGGCCCCGGCCCGCCGTACGGTGCGGTGGTCCACCGCGGCCTTCCCCCCGAAGGAGACCGAGGACGGTGGGGTGAACCTTGGCGGATTCCCGGTCAGCTCGGCACTGAAGCGGGCCATCCCGGAGACGACGACACCGCCGTCGTCGAAGGCCGTTTCGACGTCCTGCACGAACAACGCCGACAGCAGTTCGTGCAAAGGCTCGCCGATGGCCGCCCCGCCGAGTGCGTACGGCGCCATGATGTCGATGAGCGCGAGACTTCCCATGCCGCCGCCCACCTCCCGGGCCGTACGGGTACGGAGGAACAGACTGACCCGATCCGGACATTGGGGCCAGCCTCGACACAGGTTGCGAAGACGCGTTCGTCGTGTGCCATTCCAGGCCCCTGACCAGCAAGAACATGGCTCTTGCCCCTGCCGTTCAGTAACAGTTCAGGAGCACACAATCAGGCGACGAGATGACAGACGAATGGCGTAGAAGACCCCGCGTGGACGAGAGTGAGGAGGACGAGGCGCTGGCGTCCCCTGGTTCTGTCTCTTTGGCCATGTCGTGTCCAAATAAGGATGGCCACTGGGTGGAGTGCGGCCAGGTATGCGATGGCGAGTTTGATCCCTCTTATGGATGTCAACCGGCGGGGCTGGTGCAGGGGCACCACATGCTTTAGGTACATCCACTGAGCTTGTCCTACCTTCCAAGCGTGGGTCTAGGAGGTCATCTCATTTGGGGTGTTCGATAGGCTCCAGATGTGGGGATCGTTGAGCGGCTTGTGCCGGATGAGCTGTGGGAGTTGTTCCAGCGAGTGGTTCCGGAGGCGCCGAGTCGGCCTCAGGGTGGTGGCCGGCGCCGGCACGGCGACCGGGAGGTGTTGGCTGCGATCGTGTTCGTGGCCACGTCGGGCTGCACGTGGCAGCAACTGCCGTCCGCCTCGTTCGGGCTTTCAGGGCCCACGGCTCACCGGCGCTTCGCCGAGTGGTCGAAGGCCCGGGTGTGGGCGAAGCTCCATCGCCTGGTCCTCGACGAACTCGGCTCTCGCGGTGAACTGGACTGGTCTCGCTGCGCGATCGACTCGGTGAACATGCGAGCCCTGAAAAAGGGGACCTGACAGGTCCGAATCCGGTGGATCGCGGCAAGTACGGTTCAAAGATCCACTTGATCACCGAGCGTACCGGGCTGCCCCTGTCCGTCGGGATATCCGGTGCCAACCTGCACGACAGCCAGGCCCTCGAACCGCTCGTGCGAGGCATCCCACCCATTCGCTCCCGGCGCGGACCGCGCCGACGACGGCCCGCCAAACTCCACGGCGACAAAGGCTACGACTACAACCACCTGCGCCGATGGTTACGCAGCCGCGGCATCCGACATCGCATCGCCCGCAAAGGCATCGAGCCCTCCACACGGCTGGGCCGCCACCGCTGGACGATCGAACGCACCATGGCCTGGCTCGCCGGATGCCGCCGCCTCCACCGCCGCTACGAACGCAAAGCCGAACACTTCCTGGCCTTCACCAGCATCGCCTGCACCCTCATCTGCTACCGCAGACTCACCAAATGAGATGACTTCTTAGCCGCCCGGAGCCCCGCGACGACTCGACCGCTGGTCGCCGCCGTCGGCGGCTCCCTGGGCGAGTCCCTCGCCGAGGTTGTCGCCCGCCTACTGCCCGGCGCTGTCCGCCGCGGCGGCGATCTGGTCACCGCCCGCCTGCACGGCGGCGCTGGCGTGGTGGACGGCGACGCAGTGCTCGGCGAGCAGGCGGGCAAGGCCGTCAAGCAGATCAGCGGTGTAACTCACGATCGGATCTCCAAACCCTTCCCGCTGTTCGCCGCGCAGCAGAAGGCGCGTCTGCCATTCGTCGCGTGCTCGTTTGGGGGAATGCCACATGACGGAGAGCGGGCGGCGTGAGTTGATGATACAGGGATGACCAGGAGGAGGCGAACGTGCCGGACACAATTTCTCATTCTGTTGAGCCAACGTTGCCCGATGCCTTTTGGCGTCATTTCACCTCGACGCTGGCACCTGCCGTTGAGAAGGAATTCGGAGATCATCAGGTCACTCAAATTCAGATCACGCTCACGCTACCGGACGAGACCATTCCATACGTCGGCCGTACGTTGTCAGACGTGGAGACTTGGTTTCGCTGGTGTATGCGGCTTGAAGAATTGCTGAGCGAGTATCCAAGTTCGCCCCCTCCTGTTCATTTGACTTACCCGTCAAAGATG is a genomic window of Streptomyces griseochromogenes containing:
- a CDS encoding IS5 family transposase (programmed frameshift), translating into MVERLVPDELWELFQRVVPEAPSRPQGGGRRRHGDREVLAAIVFVATSGCTWQQLPSASFGLSGPTAHRRFAEWSKARVWAKLHRLVLDELGSRGELDWSRCAIDSVNMRALKGDLTGPNPVDRGKYGSKIHLITERTGLPLSVGISGANLHDSQALEPLVRGIPPIRSRRGPRRRRPAKLHGDKGYDYNHLRRWLRSRGIRHRIARKGIEPSTRLGRHRWTIERTMAWLAGCRRLHRRYERKAEHFLAFTSIACTLICYRRLTK